In Sebaldella termitidis ATCC 33386, one DNA window encodes the following:
- a CDS encoding xanthine phosphoribosyltransferase produces MQLLEDKILSEGRVLPGSILKVDSFLNHQIDVELMAKVGEEFARYFKDKNITRVVTVESSGIAPAVFTALHMGVPVVFARKKLSLTLNDGLVTTEVNSYTKGEKNTIAVSRDYIKPEDNILIIDDFLAKGEVIRGLIDITKQIGANIAGVGIVIEKAFQNGRKYVEEENIPILSLVRIESLEDNKIKLLK; encoded by the coding sequence ATGCAATTACTAGAAGATAAGATATTATCAGAAGGAAGGGTTTTACCGGGGTCTATTCTGAAGGTAGATTCATTTTTGAATCATCAGATTGATGTAGAGCTTATGGCTAAAGTAGGAGAAGAATTCGCAAGGTATTTTAAGGATAAAAATATTACCAGAGTAGTAACGGTAGAATCCTCGGGAATAGCACCCGCAGTATTTACAGCACTTCATATGGGTGTACCGGTTGTTTTTGCCAGAAAAAAACTGTCTTTGACATTAAATGACGGACTGGTTACTACAGAGGTAAATTCTTATACCAAAGGAGAGAAAAATACTATAGCTGTTTCAAGGGACTATATAAAGCCTGAAGATAACATACTGATTATTGATGATTTTCTAGCTAAAGGGGAAGTAATTAGAGGACTTATAGATATTACAAAACAGATCGGTGCAAATATAGCGGGAGTAGGTATCGTTATAGAAAAGGCGTTTCAAAACGGCCGTAAATATGTAGAAGAGGAAAATATACCGATATTGTCACTGGTAAGGATAGAATCACTCGAAGATAATAAAATAAAGCTTTTAAAATAA
- a CDS encoding putative quinol monooxygenase produces MVVVTAKMFFNQGKLKEAENILKELIEKTNQEDGCIEYKSYLSNSSSDEIVIIEKWESQAHLDAHMKTKHFTELLPKIGEMCSKKTEISVYSPLI; encoded by the coding sequence ATGGTAGTAGTAACAGCAAAAATGTTTTTTAATCAGGGGAAATTAAAAGAAGCAGAAAACATTTTAAAGGAACTGATAGAAAAAACAAATCAGGAAGACGGCTGTATAGAATACAAGTCATATTTGAGCAACAGTTCTTCAGATGAAATAGTAATAATTGAAAAATGGGAGTCACAGGCACATCTTGATGCGCATATGAAAACTAAGCATTTTACTGAACTTTTACCTAAAATAGGTGAAATGTGTTCAAAAAAAACGGAAATATCTGTTTATAGTCCATTAATTTAA
- a CDS encoding GntR family transcriptional regulator — MKLKNSKLPLYHQLAEKITEEIKNNNLKEDEKIPSEREYCERYKVSRSTVREAVKHLEQTGYLYRIQGKGTYVSPKMMKQNLLEFYSFTEEMKKLGKTPSSIIKSFKITTADKETAKKLNIQDESKIYCLERIRLADEVPIMIEKTYLPLSRFPRLTKNDFVKNPMYTVFINEYNVTFEKAVEKFSVAYPGRDTAKKLLLTQNIPCIKLERTTYESERVIEYTVGIIRGDRFQFEVTLDNNRRHF, encoded by the coding sequence ATGAAATTGAAAAATTCTAAGCTGCCTCTTTATCATCAGCTGGCAGAAAAAATTACAGAGGAAATAAAAAATAATAATCTAAAAGAAGATGAAAAAATTCCTTCTGAAAGAGAATACTGTGAAAGATATAAAGTAAGCAGATCTACAGTACGCGAAGCTGTGAAGCATCTTGAGCAGACAGGATATCTTTACAGAATTCAGGGTAAAGGAACATATGTTTCACCTAAAATGATGAAACAAAACCTTCTTGAATTTTACAGTTTTACGGAAGAAATGAAAAAGCTCGGTAAAACACCTTCCTCTATAATTAAATCCTTCAAAATCACTACCGCAGATAAAGAAACAGCTAAAAAGCTGAATATTCAGGATGAAAGCAAAATTTACTGTCTTGAACGGATAAGACTGGCGGATGAGGTTCCAATTATGATTGAAAAAACATATTTACCCCTGTCAAGATTTCCAAGACTTACAAAAAATGACTTTGTCAAAAATCCTATGTATACAGTTTTTATAAACGAGTACAATGTAACTTTTGAAAAAGCAGTAGAGAAATTTTCAGTTGCTTATCCCGGCAGAGATACAGCTAAAAAGCTTTTGCTCACACAGAATATTCCCTGCATAAAACTGGAAAGAACAACATACGAAAGTGAAAGAGTTATTGAATACACAGTAGGCATTATAAGGGGTGACAGATTTCAGTTTGAAGTAACTCTGGACAATAACAGAAGACATTTTTAA
- a CDS encoding SIS domain-containing protein produces the protein MELKYETIKEIKQQKKLWIELLDSLSQKNGEIRDFLKSVNADERKIIFTGAGTSEFVGNTLLPNVKDNFRSVATTDIVENPETYLKKDDKIMLVSFARSGNSPESLAAVDLADQLVDDIAHFVITCSEEGALSQNSKGKKKTYVWYTPKASNDKGFAMTSSFTCMLLSGLYIFGNIDGSELRTMIENTIKEIENQETNFEKYIKELIGLDIERIVYLGSGTLRALSEEATLKCLELTGGKLNVFYNSPLSFRHGPKSIVNEKTLVINLMSNCDYTRKYEIDLIKQMHDEKSKKYLAALDVKHDKEIESNVVYYISFNNSTLAGYPEIINAFIYIYFAQLFAYTKSESLGFNPDDPCPTGEVSRVVHGVKIYPYEKK, from the coding sequence ATGGAATTAAAATATGAAACAATCAAAGAAATCAAACAGCAAAAAAAATTATGGATTGAGCTGCTTGATTCTCTTAGCCAGAAAAACGGGGAGATCAGAGACTTTTTAAAATCAGTAAATGCAGATGAAAGAAAAATTATTTTTACAGGTGCCGGAACTTCAGAATTTGTAGGAAATACTCTCTTGCCTAATGTAAAAGATAATTTCCGATCTGTTGCCACTACAGATATAGTGGAAAATCCGGAAACTTATTTGAAAAAAGATGATAAAATTATGCTTGTTTCTTTTGCAAGATCAGGTAACAGTCCTGAAAGTCTTGCAGCTGTGGATCTTGCAGATCAGCTTGTAGACGATATAGCCCACTTTGTTATTACATGCAGTGAAGAAGGAGCTCTTTCACAAAATTCCAAAGGTAAGAAAAAAACTTATGTATGGTATACTCCTAAAGCTTCCAATGATAAAGGATTTGCTATGACAAGCAGCTTTACATGCATGCTTTTAAGCGGACTTTACATTTTCGGAAACATTGACGGCTCGGAATTAAGAACTATGATAGAAAATACAATAAAAGAAATAGAAAATCAGGAGACAAACTTTGAAAAATATATAAAAGAACTCATCGGTCTGGATATAGAACGGATCGTATATTTGGGAAGCGGAACACTCAGAGCTCTTTCCGAAGAAGCAACACTAAAATGTCTTGAACTCACAGGCGGTAAGTTGAACGTTTTCTATAATTCACCGCTTAGCTTCAGACATGGACCAAAATCAATAGTTAATGAAAAAACTTTAGTAATAAATCTTATGTCAAACTGTGATTACACAAGAAAGTATGAAATTGACCTGATTAAGCAGATGCATGACGAAAAAAGCAAAAAATATCTTGCTGCCCTTGATGTAAAACACGACAAAGAAATAGAATCAAATGTAGTTTACTATATTTCATTTAATAACTCTACACTTGCAGGGTATCCAGAGATAATTAATGCTTTTATTTATATATATTTCGCACAGCTCTTTGCATATACCAAATCTGAAAGCCTCGGCTTTAATCCTGACGATCCCTGCCCTACCGGAGAAGTAAGCAGAGTCGTTCATGGTGTTAAGATCTATCCTTATGAAAAAAAATAA